DNA sequence from the Neochlamydia sp. AcF84 genome:
GGATTCTAAGCCTTTTTGGCATGCCCCTCCGTCTAGCACAGGAAAGTGTTTACCAAAATCATGCTCCACATGCTCAGGATGAGTGGAGGAAGGGTAGCCTGAAAGGTTGGCTGAGGGCATAACGAGAGGGCCTGTTTGTTTCAATAACTCTAAAGCTAAAGGATGCTGAGGAATGCGAAAAGCTGCCGTTGGTAAATCGGCGCGTACTTTTGCCGGAATTAATTTACATTTGACGGGTAGCACGATTGTCATAGGGCCTGGCCAAAAGCCCCGTGCCAAACTCTCTAAATCGCTGACTTTTCCTTCCAGGTAAGATAATATATCATTCAATTCAGCGACATGGATGATTAAAGGGTTATTCGAGGGGCGCCTTTTAAGGGTGTAAATATAGTCGATAGCTTCCAAATGATCTATAGAGGCGGCTAGCCCATACACCGTCTCTGTCGGTACACTCACCACTTCCCCTGCCCTTAACAGTTGAATAGCTTCTGTTACTGAGATGCGCATAATAGAGCAATAACCTCTTG
Encoded proteins:
- a CDS encoding L-threonylcarbamoyladenylate synthase is translated as MRISVTEAIQLLRAGEVVSVPTETVYGLAASIDHLEAIDYIYTLKRRPSNNPLIIHVAELNDILSYLEGKVSDLESLARGFWPGPMTIVLPVKCKLIPAKVRADLPTAAFRIPQHPLALELLKQTGPLVMPSANLSGYPSSTHPEHVEHDFGKHFPVLDGGACQKGLESTILMYRKGGWQIIRQGALAAESFYPSLGYMPRIQQQKGEKPLCPGGMYRHYAPQAKLTLVQSFQDITEGVIIGFSDRNYPAGCKVLTLGPLVEPELVVSNLYATLRQLDQEKHRQAYVDVNFLKSGILATLSERLHRASEGA